From the Candidatus Korarchaeota archaeon NZ13-K genome, the window GAGTACGCGAAATCCGACTTCAGTCTGGAGAGGGGGGAGAGGGGCGTCTTCGAGGAGGCCATAGAGAGGGTTAACGAGATAGCCTCCAGGAACCTGGAGGTTAAGGTATACTTCCTCCCGAGGGAGGAGGCACTAAGGATTGAGGGGATCGTGAAGCTTGCCGAGAGGATGCCCCCGAGCCTGGAGGTGCTGAGGATCGTGGAGATACCCGGCATAGATGTGCAGGCCGACGGAGGGCCCCACGTGAGGAACACGGGGGAGATAGGGAGTGTGAGGCTCCTGAAGGTGGAGAACAAGGGAAGGGGGAAGAAGAGGGTCTACTTCACCGTCGATTAGCCGGTCGGCGGGGTGTGATAGATGACCTCGTACAGCGAGGTGATCACCCTGAGGACCAGATCGAAGATAGAGCTAGTGGACATAACCGACCTGGTTGAGGGGGCCGTGAGTAGGTCAGGCATAGCTGAGGGCATCTGCCTCGTTCACCTGCCCCACGCAACTGCAGCGCTCATAGCGAACGAGAGCGAGCCCGGACTGCTCAGGGACATAATCAGGAAGCTGAGGGAGGAGTTCGTCAGGGAGGGATGGGAGCACGATAGGGTGGATGATAACGCTCACGCCCATCTGGCCTCGGCCTTCCTGGGGGCATCCAGAGCGTTCCCCGTGTCCTCCGGAAGGCTCCTGAGGGGGACTTGGCAGAACCTGCTCCTGGTCGAGCTGGACGGCCCCAGGGAGAGGAGGGTCATCGTGACCGTGGTCGGCTAGCTTCCTCACTCTCTCCCATCCCGTCCGACCCATGACCTTTTCATTTCACGGGTTTCACTTTCCAAGCTGGTCAGTGGGTGATGCGGCGCATCCCCCTCGCGAGTCAACTCCCAGGCTCGCGAGTCATCCTCGGGCAGACTCTGAGGACGCGTGATCAGACGTGATGGCTGTATTTCCCCTGGATCAGGCGGATCTCATCGATAGCGCATCACGGATTCCCATTCTCAAGTCCGCTCCCCCGACTTCAATCGGAGTCTGACATGACATTAGATGACGCTTTGGAGAGCTAGCTCACACGCATTCATCCCGGCCCTATCAGGGACCAGAGAGGATGAACACTTGATGCCGCGGCTATTGGGAGGTGGAGGATCGCCGGTTTAATGAATGGCTTCCGAGGAGCATGTGGTCTAGACAGGATTCCTGAGCCTCGATTTCGATGCTCATGGAAGACGATCCAGCTCAGGCTTGAACGATCCGTGGGTCTCTTGGGCCGTAGCTCATCCGATGCTAGGGGGAAGCTCTTATGTCAGAA encodes:
- a CDS encoding YjbQ family protein; amino-acid sequence: MTSYSEVITLRTRSKIELVDITDLVEGAVSRSGIAEGICLVHLPHATAALIANESEPGLLRDIIRKLREEFVREGWEHDRVDDNAHAHLASAFLGASRAFPVSSGRLLRGTWQNLLLVELDGPRERRVIVTVVG